A section of the Ciona intestinalis unplaced genomic scaffold, KH HT000147.2, whole genome shotgun sequence genome encodes:
- the LOC100185544 gene encoding mucin-17-like — protein MRVGTGPRCCYGSRERNFNRWWGWWLGGPIIEGPRGSRYERHQIPIVERSTSRWWWWSSIWYREQSVLDRQYQLAMDNDLKPRRHCCIESESNFYCGLYKQNRPTATCEGYVQRWPSWNWGDPHITTTDGNSYTFNGIGEYHYLYAPDVLSVQGRIKKATKEDGTEAGGTIFVSFAIRDFTFNTSGIVQFDVDPNHVNGTGILVRVNGVLQNNITETAMDVNQVSLSTSSGAVEAAFPSGSSASVSASDFMLSMEFTGDTNSLMNISKGLLGAWNGIKSDDFEFRNGTVLKLSDIEVTENSDILNGTLSEQKLYPFGLSWKIMEDESIFNYTGGNDTYALHNPTPTSDPPFLEVLVKEQAGQSHFESVKANCTTNGVVSTTCLYDVLVTNRTEIGQTTLSDAATSSAVASANANTPPNATISDGDHVENGNTFLAKLNSSSTMTVSAIDPDGDSVTFHIFPNNSVAGITVDENSGVVSWTPTEANRIQGTTNQTLVIQAIDSNGGETLLTVNIKLCVCNNSGVCLYNETLLGVENYEVINPFVNPVTVLSKSLSCVTVLIDDGSLYGLYEVKAVSNQNNFLVNSSAIKTKICGLSPNTQYNISVRVLALKGSNQLFTTTEFSAITAAKTDALKIRLSLRVLSETFVTEMSNIASASAVAFRGRHESTLNNGLVFTNGGNTLTSSVLVFIRLSAGSVRADSEALLTSQNMADSSATAAGTNLDSAVYADVMTITDFPDPPANLVISEVTDSTITVRYDEVASAIHYEIQLTCTTTSVNLVTTSTTYTIPDLPSNTICSVQVRVLVALVAAAARSDYSDSIETTTVPAVLGLQATSITETSAVISFNSVTRGVYYTVQSAASPINLTQSQVVSGNLSLSVGGLVKSTTYTYTVVAVALDVDGNLHSSAPATLTFTTSGLCGVNPCFNGGLCSEDGTLVGCLCPSGYTGILCEAKDNSEALKIGLGVTGGVIGGALIVLVLVWYVKKRPQAYSLHPDEKPSNFEE, from the exons CCAATCATCGAGGGGCCACGTGGTAGTCGATATGAGAGACATCAGATACCTATCGTTGAGAGATCAACTTCACGGTGGTGGTGGTGGAGCTCTATATGGTATAGGGAACAATCTGTTCTTGACCGACAATATCAACTTGCAATGG ATAATGATTTGAAGCCTCGCCGACATTGCTGTATTGAAAGTGAATCTAACTTCTACTGCGGCCTTTATAAACAGAATCGACCGACTGCTACTTGTGAGGGATATGTGCAGAGGTGGCCAT CTTGGAACTGGGGCGACCCGCACATCACAACAACGGATGGCAACTCCTACACCTTCAACGGCATCGGTGAATATCATTATCTTTACGCACCTGATGTGTTATCGGTGCAAGGAAGAATCAAGAAAGCAACGAAAGAAGACGGCACAGAAGCGGGGGGAACTATATTTGTCTCGTTTGCGATCCGAGACTTCACGTTTAATACCTCAGGAATT GTCCAGTTTGATGTCGACCCCAACCATGTGAATGGAACCGGAATCCTGGTTCGGGTTAATGGAGTTTTGCAAAACAATATTACAGAAA CTGCTATGGATGTTAACCAAGTATCGCTTTCAACGAGTAGCGGGGCTGTTGAAGCTGCTTTCCCATCTGGTTCATCAGCTTCGGTGTCGGCTTCAG ATTTTATGTTATCAATGGAATTTACTGGAGACACCAACAGCTTGATGAATATTTCAAAGGGTTTGCTTG GCGCATGGAATGGCATCAAATCCGATGACTTTGAGTTTAGAAACGGAACGGTTCTTAAACTATCGGACATAGAAGTAACTGAGAACTCGGATATTTTGAACGGAACACTTTCGGAACAAAAACTTTATCCATTCGGACTCTCAT GGAAAATCATGGAGGATGAAAGTATCTTCAACTACACTGGTGGCAACGACACATACGCGTTACACAACCCAACCCCAACCTCTGACCCCCCATTTTTGGAGGTTCTGGTGAAGGAACAAGCGGGGCAAAGTCATTTTGAATCTGTGAAGGCCAACTGTACGACTAATGGGGTTGTATCTACCACTTGTTTGTATGATGTGCTGGTCACCAACAGAACAGAGATTGGTCAAACTACTTTATCAGATGCAGCAACTTCATCAGCTGTTGCTAGTGCTAATG CCAACACCCCACCCAATGCAACAATATCCGATGGCGATCATGTGGAAAACGGGAACACTTTCCTCGCAAAACTGAACTCTTCATCCACGATGACTGTTAGCGCTATAGACCCAGATGGTGACAGTGTTACCTTCCATATTTTCCCCAATAATTCTGTGGCTGGCATCACTGTGGATGAAA ATTCTGGCGTTGTATCATGGACACCAACTGAAGCAAACCGAATCCAAGGAACCACCAACCAAACTCTTGTAATACAAGCTATTGATTCTAATGGGGGAGAAACTTTGTTGACAGTGAATATAAAGCTATGTGTTTGCAACAACAGTGGTGTGTGCTTGTATAATGAGACTTTACTTGGTGTGGAAAATTATGAGGTAA TTAACCCATTCGTGAACCCGGTTACTGTACTGAGCAAATCACTATCGTGCGTTACTGTTTTAATTGATGATGGATCATTATATGGGTTGTATGAG GTAAAAGCAGTTTCAAACCAAAACAACTTCTTGGTGAACTCATCAGCaataaagacaaaaatatgTGGTTTAAGTCCAAACACCCAGTATAATATAAGTGTGAGGGTTCTTGCGTTGAAAGGTTCGAACCAACTTTTCACCACAACCGAATTCAGTGCCATTACTGCGGCAAAGACAG ATGCGCTTAAAATCCGATTGTCGCTTCGTGTTTTATCGGAAACATTCGTGACTGAAATGTCAAACATTGCATCGGCATCTGCTGTGGCTTTCAGGGGAAGACATGAATCAACACTTAATAATGGACTGGTTTTCACAAATGGTGGAAACACATTGACGTCATCGGTTCTTGTGTTTATCCGGCTTTC AGCTGGTAGTGTCCGAGCAGACTCGGAAGCGTTACTCACCTCGCAAAATATGGCTGACTCATCAGCAACAGCGGCTGGTACTAACCTCGACTCAGCAGTTTATGCCGACGTTATGACAA TTACAGACTTTCCCGACCCCCCTGCCAACCTTGTGATATCTGAAGTCACTGATTCAACGATTACTGTGAGATATGATGAAGTTGCTTCAGCTATTCATTATGAAATACAGt TAACTTGCACGACCACAAGCGTGAACCTGGTGACTACTTCCACCACCTACACCATACCAGACCTGCCATCAAACACGATATGTTCCGTACAAGTTCGCGTTCTAGTGGCACTAGTGGCAGCAGCTGCAAGATCAGATTATTCCGACTCCATTGAAACTACAACCg TACCTGCGGTTCTTGGTCTCCAAGCAACTTCCATCACAGAAACGAGTGCCGTGATTTCATTCAACTCAGTAACAAGGGGCGTGTACTACACCGTCCAATCAGCTGCTAGCCCTATTAACCTCACCCAATCACAAGTCGTTTCTGGGAATTTAAGTTTGAGCGTAGGGGGGTTGGTTAAAAGTACAACTTATACATATACAGTTGTAGCAGTTGCTTTAGACGTCGATGGCAACCTTCACTCAAGCGCGCCTGCAACTCTTACGTTCACTACAAGTG GTTTGTGCGGTGTCAATCCTTGCTTTAACGGAGGATTGTGTTCGGAAGACGGGACCCTCGTTGGCTGttt GTGTCCGTCTGGTTACACAGGGATATTATGCGAGGCTAAAG aTAATTCGGAGGCATTAAAGATCGGCCTTGGTGTAACTGGTGGTGTAATTGGAGGGGCATTGATCGTACTTGTGTTGGTTTGGTACGTTAAGAAGAGACCACAAGCTTACTCTCTTCATCCTGATGAAA AACCTTCCAATTTTGAAGAGTAA